In Candidatus Sericytochromatia bacterium, the DNA window TCTTTGGTCCCTTTGACCGTTTGCAGTGGCTGGGTCACGTGCCCCTCGGAAGCGGTGGCGCTTCATCAAGCCGGGGGCCTGAGTCGGTCAGGCCCCCGGCTTGGTTCAACAGATGGGCCGCATCTCGTCCGTTTGACGAGGGAAATCGCGGCATCGGCATTACGCGTTGATGTAGACGTCCCCGTTTTCAACCTTCGCCTCGAAACGGGGAAGCGGGCGAGGAGGAGGTCCGGCCACGTTCGTTCCATCCTTGGTGTAAACGCCCCCGTGGCACGGGCAGAAAAACTTGCCCTTGGCTTCGTCCCAACCGGCAGGACAGCCCAGATGGGTGCAGGTATTGCTCAGCGCTTGTGGTTGGCCCGCGTCGTCCATGAACGCGTAGGCGGTGGCGTTCACGTTTTGCTTCATGAAGCCTTCCGTGCGCACGGTCTGGAAATTGAACGCCTTGGGAGACGCCGTCAGATCGCTGGCCGGGCCCAGCTTGACCCAGTTCTTCTTGCTGGCCGAGGAGCGAACCGCCGGGTCCAGAAAGTAAGCGGTAAGGGGCACAGCCAGTATCGCGGTGATACCGGCGCCCACCACGTTGATGGCCTGGTTCAGAAATTTGCGGCGAGTGATGTCATCGCTGGTCGATGTCGGAGCGGTTCCTGCGGTGTCTGCCATGACTGGACCTTCTTCTTGGTCGACAATTGGTGCGGCACTGCCCCCCCTGATCACACAAGGGAAGACGGGTCCATTATGAGCAGCGCCGCCGCATTTGGCAACCGGCGGAGAGCCCAACCGGCCGCTGGCCCTCAAGCCTCACGGGTCAGGCAGGTCGAGCGTTGCCCCCCGCGAGCGTCAACTCTACAATGGAGCATCTCAGGTTGTCGCTTGCCCGCTTGATGGCGAGGAGGTCCCATTGGTCCGCGCGATTTACCCCGGCAGTTTTGACCCGATCACCAACGGACACCTCGACATTCTGGAACGCGCGAGTCGTTTGTTCGATGAGGTGATCGTCGCCATTCTGGTGAACACCAGCAAACGCGGCCTTTTCACCCAGGAGGAACGACTCACCCTGTTGCGAGACGTCACGCGCGACC includes these proteins:
- a CDS encoding ubiquinol-cytochrome c reductase iron-sulfur subunit, producing MADTAGTAPTSTSDDITRRKFLNQAINVVGAGITAILAVPLTAYFLDPAVRSSASKKNWVKLGPASDLTASPKAFNFQTVRTEGFMKQNVNATAYAFMDDAGQPQALSNTCTHLGCPAGWDEAKGKFFCPCHGGVYTKDGTNVAGPPPRPLPRFEAKVENGDVYINA
- a CDS encoding adenylyltransferase/cytidyltransferase family protein gives rise to the protein MVRAIYPGSFDPITNGHLDILERASRLFDEVIVAILVNTSKRGLFTQEERLTLLRDVTRD